The proteins below are encoded in one region of Phaseolus vulgaris cultivar G19833 chromosome 1, P. vulgaris v2.0, whole genome shotgun sequence:
- the LOC137815843 gene encoding uncharacterized protein, with protein sequence MAQLDKSVQNIIASALETNEFFRISKCKTAKEMWETLKVVHEPKEAMTKTQARRKKRMKIFMESIDSFIWEVVIHGPYVPMQVVNDEEVAKPRSEWSESEKKKAQYDLVAKNIITSSLTMDEFFIISQCSSGKEMWEVLEVTHEGTGDVKRSRKHSLIQEYELFRMQPEESIADVQKRFTHIELKRLKEQETVERKPKGLALKASAQSDINEQKEDAEHDETISLLTKRFSRFLKKKSRDRNQQKKRYPKSNESNSSNYTCFGCSKTGHSKMDCPNNQSKDKYASKKVERRKGRRAYISWEENEVSSTSSSSTESEETNLCFMVKDEGSISDSVSEFSMESNNYDQLLVAFKETHDEANRLVVICSKLQKKGSKRNQWYLDSGCSKHMTGDLTKFTSMKLKAEGHVTYEDNNRGRILGRGTVGTGNSTTIENVLYVEGLKHSLLSISQLCDKGYKVNFKSNGCTISNNSSRKVLFTGKRVNNTYLLDIMEIDSSNECLLSTSDESWLWHRRLAHIHTNHLNKLKSKDLVSGFPNIKFQDNKLYDSCVKGIHIGYALNGHAYRVFNKRLIIVEESMHVVFDETDHSIPKTVTDDLECLPKEWKTPRDLTLNNVIGNIEKGVSTRKSLNNFDETMAFMSQVEPKNLNEALKDSNWILAMQEELNQFALNELWTLVPRIPEMNIIGTKWVFRNKMDEHGVITRNKARLVAKGYNQEERINYDETYAPVARLEAVRLLLTFSCIKGFKLFQMDVKSAFLNGYINEEVFVSQPPGFKDHQHPGHVFKLKKALYGLKQAPRSNNGELCETFVEIMKSEFEMSMVGELNYFLGLQVKQLKESIFLNQAKYCKDLLRKFEMNKCKPISTPFSISCHLDHDEAGIPIDETKYRGLIGSLLYLIASRPDIMFVVCMCARFQFAPKESHFNAAKRILKYLQGTKEVWLVVAKLIGKAPLVFYTNLTLDGKNIVSYVKGIKMKVISEVWSSVAGIKYSGLKVGKGNTSGIQEFNKIQYYRSCEEHGASNLNNEDGDEAVPVENDTVQATDHSCYVIHHYYRQEPSADHAGSQRKSSPSIEIRGNSLAPQLMHEDVAATHQNAIVAYQTPEYRGEPLSMFERQVLYRLDVMTTEQRAYFETTQAKF encoded by the exons atggctcagCTTGATAAGTCTGTTCAAAAtattatagcttctgcactagaaactaatgaatttttcagaatatcaaagtgcaaaactgctaaggaaatgtgggagacactcaaAGTTGttcatgaaccaaaggaagcaatgacaaagactcaagcaagaagaaagaaaag aatgaaaattttcatggaatctatagACTCGTTTATTTGGGAGGTTGTGATCCATGGAccctatgtgccaatgcaggttgtcaatgATGAAGAAGTGGCAaagccaagatctgaatggagtgagagtgaaaagaagaaggctcaatatgatcttgtagccaagaacatcataacttcgtcattaacaatggatgagttcttcataATATCTCAATGCAGTTCAggtaaggagatgtgggaagtcttggAAGTTACTCATGAAGGCACTGGGGATGTGAAGAGATCAAGAAAACATTCTCTCATTCAAGAGTATGAACTTTTTAGAATGCAACCCGaagagagcattgctgatgtgcagaaaaggttcacccacatt gagctcaagagactcaaagagcaAGAAACAGTCGAAAGGAAACCCAAGggacttgcactgaaagcaagtgCACAGAGTGACATCAATGAGCAGAAAGAAGATGCTGAACATGATGAAACAATCAGCCTACTCACAAAGAGGTTCAGCAGATTCCTGAAGAAGAAAAGCAGAGATAGGAACCAACAGAAAAAAAGGTATCCTAAATCGAATGAATCAAATTCCTCTAACTACACTTGCTTTGGCTGTAGTAAAACAGGGCACAGCAAGatggattgtccaaacaatcaatcaaaggacaaatATGCCAGCAAGAAAGTTGAAAGGAGAAAGGGGAGAAGAGCTTACATTTCTTGGGAAGAGaatgaagtatcttcaaccagTAGTTCTTCAACTGAGAGTGAGGAAACCAAtctgtgcttcatggtgaaagatgaaggatcaatctctgattcagtaagtgaatTCTCTATGGAATCTAataactatgatcaattgcttgttgctttcaaagaaacacatgatgaggCAAATAGATTGGTTGTAATATGTAGCaagttgcaaaag AAAGGCAGCAAGAGAAatcaatggtacttggacagtggatgttcAAAACATATGACTGGTGATCTGACAAAATTCACCAGCATGAAGCTCAAGGCAgagggacatgtaacctatgagGATAATAACCGTGGAAGAATTCTGGGCAGGGGAACTGTTGGAACTGGAaattcaaccactattgagaatgtgctttatgtggaaggactcaagcatagcctTCTTAGTAtcagccaactatgtgacaaaggatacaaggtgaacTTCAAGTCAAATGGTTGCACAATCTCAAATAACTCCTCTCGTAAGGTGTTGTTTACTGGAAAAAGAGTGAATAACACATATCTCTTGGATATTATGGAAATTGATTCTTCAAATGAGTGTCTACTGTCTacaagtgatgagtcttggttgtggcacaggaggttagctcacattcacactaatcacttaaataaattgaaatccaaagatcttgtttctggttttcctaacattaaatttcaggataacaagCTCTATGAttcttgtgtgaaag GTAttcacattggttatgctttgaatggtcatgcatatagagtcttcaataaaagattgatcatagtagaagaatcaatgcatgttgtatttgatgaaactgatcatagcataCCTAAAACTGTTACAGATGACCTTGAAT gtttgccaaaagaatggaaaaccccaagagatcTAACCCTtaataatgtcattgggaacattgagaaaggagtttCAACTAGGAAGTCCCTGAATAACTTCGATGAGACAATGGCCTTTATGTCTCAAGTGGAGCCCAAAAACCTGAATGAAGCCCTCAAGGACAGTAACTGGATTCTTgccatgcaagaggaactgaatcaatttgctctgAATGAGTtatggactcttgttcctagaatacctgaaatgaacatcattggaacaaagtgggtattcagaaacaagatggatgagcatggggtGATTACCAGAAATAAGGCTAGACTAGTGGCTAAAGGGTATAATCAAGAAGAGAGAATAAACTATGATgaaacatatgcaccagtggctcgacTTGAAGCTGTTAGACTACTTCTtaccttctcctgcatcaaagggttcaaactattccaaatggatgtgaagagtgccttcttgaatggttatataaatgaagaggtatttgtttcacaaccaccaggaTTTAAAGACCATCAGCATCCAGGACATGTGTTCAAACTCAAGAAAGCTCtctatgggcttaagcaagctcctag atcaaacaatggagaattgtgtgaaacttttgtggaaatcatgaagagtgagtttgaaatgtcaatggtGGGTgagttaaattattttctaggcttgcaggtcaaacaactcaaagAAAGCATATTCTTGAATCAAgccaagtattgcaaggatctgctgagaaaatttgaaatgaacaagtgcaaaccaatcagcacacccttctcaattagctgtcacttggatcatgatgaagctggaattccTATTGATGAAActaaatacagaggactcataggatcccTACTGTATCTCATTGCCAGCAGACCTGACATAATGTTTGtagtgtgcatgtgtgctcgGTTCCAAtttgctcctaaagaatcacatttcaatgctgccaaaaggattttgaaatatttgcaaggaactaaagaagtttggcttgtg gttgcaaaattgataggaaaaGCCCCATTG gtgttttacacaAATTTAACTCTGGATGGAAAGAACATTGTATCCTATGTGAAAGGCATCAAGATGAAGGTCATAAGTGAAGTGTGGAGTTCAGTTGCTGGCATCAAATATTCTGGGTTAAAGGTTGGAAAAGGGAACACAAGTGGAATTCAGGAgttcaacaaaatccaatactacagaAGCTGT GAAGAACATGGAGCctcaaatctcaacaatgaaGATGGAGATGAGGCTGTTCCCGTGGAAAATGACACTGTTCAAGCTACAGATCATTCATGCTACGTTATCCATCACTACTACAGGCAAGAGCCATCTGCTGATCATGCTGGAAGTCAAAGGAAGAGTTCTCCATCTATAGAAATCAGAGGAAATTCACTTGCTCCACAATTAATgcatgaagatgttgctgcaACTCATCAAAATGCTATTGTTGCCTATCAAACTCCAGAATACAGGGGTGAACCCTTATCCATGTTTGAGAGGCAGGTTCTGTATCGCCTTGATGTCATGACAACAGAACAGAGGGCCTACTTTGAGACAACTCAAGCAAAGTTTTAG
- the LOC137813887 gene encoding phosphatidylinositol 4-kinase gamma 1-like isoform X2, which translates to MRFIKMAVTIDRHQGFGPFSRSQRCKLQSYGHLDPNVLELSQTGGTLSHSFELAFQADNIHRSFSTPCLPLTTLLGEELTYYPPRIEIVRGSGAPVHALVVEVAIALASGVQPVPIPSGLGGAYSFRNQNGINIAVAKPVDEEPFALNNPKGLGGQMLGQPGLKKSIRIGETAAAASTVPSHMPKVASLQRFVGHGFDAGELGPSFFSVASVHHIGILDIRIMNLDRHAGNMLVMKHDRNDASYGGMVAELVPIDHGFCLPEWLDDPYFEWLHWPQASIPFSDYELEYISKLDPFKDAEVLRADIPLLRESAIRVLIVCTILLKQAAAAGLCLAEIGQMMTRKFSGGQELPSEMENICLKVKCCIPRDSHSENCKEKTEGGSKCEDGDISFGDLNQGEWEAFLEVYGELLRSVFEDKKCKSKSWNIMEVTEL; encoded by the exons ATGAGATTTATAAAAATGGCTGTGACTATTGACAGACATCAGGGGTTTGGGCCCTTTAGCCGATCCCAGAGATGCAAACTCCAATCCTATGGTCACCTTGATCCGAACGTTCTTGAACTTAGCCAAACTGGTGGTACTCTTTCACACTCCTTTGAACTAGCATTTCAAGCCGATAATATTCACCGCAGTTTCTCCACTCCATGCCTCCCCCTAACCACACTGCTAGGGGAAGAGCTCACTTATTACCCTCCAAGGATTGAGATTGTTCGTGGAAGTGGAGCTCCAGTACATGCTCTAGTTGTTGAGGTTGCCATAGCTTTGGCCTCAGGTGTCCAACCAGTACCCATCCCAAGTGGCCTAGGAGGTGCCTATTCTTTCCGCAACCAAAATGGCATCAATATTGCTGTAGCAAAGCCAGTAGATGAAGAACCTTTCGCCTTGAACAACCCAAAAGGGTTAGGGGGTCAAATGCTGGGCCAACCTGGCCTAAAGAAATCGATTCGCATTGGTGAAACTG cagcagcagcatCAACTGTTCCTTCTCACATGCCTAAAGTTGCCTCTCTCCAACGCTTTGTTGGTCATGGTTTTGATGCAGGAGAGTTGGGTCCTTCTTTCTTCTCAGTTGCTTCAGTCCACCACATTGGGATCCTTGACATTAGGATCATGAACCTTGATAGACATGCAGGGAATATGCTTGTGATGAAGCATGACCGTAATGATGCTAGTTATGGTGGTATGGTTGCTGAACTTGTTCCCATTGACCATGGCTTTTGCCTCCCTGAGTGGCTGGATGATCCATATTTTGAGTGGCTGCATTGGCCACAAGCCTCTATTCCTTTCTCTGACTATGAACTTGAGTATATTTCAAAACTTGATCCTTTTAAAGATGCAGAGGTTTTAAGAGCTGACATTCCTTTACTGAGGGAGTCCGCAATACGTGTTCTTATTGTTTGCACCATTTTGTTGAAGCAAGCTGCTGCTGCTGGCCTTTGCCTTGCTGAAATAGGCCAAATGATGACTAGGAAATTTAGTGGTGGTCAAGAGTTACCAAGTGAAATGGAAAACATCTGCTTAAAAGTCAAGTGTTGCATCCCTCGTGATTCCCACAGCGAAAACTGCAAAGAAAAAACTGAAGGAGGGTCAAAATGTGAAGATGGTGACATTTCCTTCGGTGACCTGAACCAAGGCGAATGGGAAGCGTTTTTGGAGGTTTATGGTGAGCTTTTGCGTAGTGTTTTTGAAGACAAGAAGTGCAAAAGCAAAAGTTGGAACATCATGGAAGTTACAGAACTTTAG
- the LOC137813887 gene encoding phosphatidylinositol 4-kinase gamma 1-like isoform X1 — translation MRFIKMAVTIDRHQGFGPFSRSQRCKLQSYGHLDPNVLELSQTGGTLSHSFELAFQADNIHRSFSTPCLPLTTLLGEELTYYPPRIEIVRGSGAPVHALVVEVAIALASGVQPVPIPSGLGGAYSFRNQNGINIAVAKPVDEEPFALNNPKGLGGQMLGQPGLKKSIRIGETGMRELAAYVLDHGGLAAVPPTALVKFSHAAFFVNSNAAAAASTVPSHMPKVASLQRFVGHGFDAGELGPSFFSVASVHHIGILDIRIMNLDRHAGNMLVMKHDRNDASYGGMVAELVPIDHGFCLPEWLDDPYFEWLHWPQASIPFSDYELEYISKLDPFKDAEVLRADIPLLRESAIRVLIVCTILLKQAAAAGLCLAEIGQMMTRKFSGGQELPSEMENICLKVKCCIPRDSHSENCKEKTEGGSKCEDGDISFGDLNQGEWEAFLEVYGELLRSVFEDKKCKSKSWNIMEVTEL, via the coding sequence ATGAGATTTATAAAAATGGCTGTGACTATTGACAGACATCAGGGGTTTGGGCCCTTTAGCCGATCCCAGAGATGCAAACTCCAATCCTATGGTCACCTTGATCCGAACGTTCTTGAACTTAGCCAAACTGGTGGTACTCTTTCACACTCCTTTGAACTAGCATTTCAAGCCGATAATATTCACCGCAGTTTCTCCACTCCATGCCTCCCCCTAACCACACTGCTAGGGGAAGAGCTCACTTATTACCCTCCAAGGATTGAGATTGTTCGTGGAAGTGGAGCTCCAGTACATGCTCTAGTTGTTGAGGTTGCCATAGCTTTGGCCTCAGGTGTCCAACCAGTACCCATCCCAAGTGGCCTAGGAGGTGCCTATTCTTTCCGCAACCAAAATGGCATCAATATTGCTGTAGCAAAGCCAGTAGATGAAGAACCTTTCGCCTTGAACAACCCAAAAGGGTTAGGGGGTCAAATGCTGGGCCAACCTGGCCTAAAGAAATCGATTCGCATTGGTGAAACTGGTATGCGAGAGTTAGCTGCTTATGTTCTTGATCATGGAGGCCTTGCTGCTGTGCCTCCTACAGCTTTAGTCAAGTTCTCTCATGCTGCATTCTTTGTCAATTCTAatgcagcagcagcagcatCAACTGTTCCTTCTCACATGCCTAAAGTTGCCTCTCTCCAACGCTTTGTTGGTCATGGTTTTGATGCAGGAGAGTTGGGTCCTTCTTTCTTCTCAGTTGCTTCAGTCCACCACATTGGGATCCTTGACATTAGGATCATGAACCTTGATAGACATGCAGGGAATATGCTTGTGATGAAGCATGACCGTAATGATGCTAGTTATGGTGGTATGGTTGCTGAACTTGTTCCCATTGACCATGGCTTTTGCCTCCCTGAGTGGCTGGATGATCCATATTTTGAGTGGCTGCATTGGCCACAAGCCTCTATTCCTTTCTCTGACTATGAACTTGAGTATATTTCAAAACTTGATCCTTTTAAAGATGCAGAGGTTTTAAGAGCTGACATTCCTTTACTGAGGGAGTCCGCAATACGTGTTCTTATTGTTTGCACCATTTTGTTGAAGCAAGCTGCTGCTGCTGGCCTTTGCCTTGCTGAAATAGGCCAAATGATGACTAGGAAATTTAGTGGTGGTCAAGAGTTACCAAGTGAAATGGAAAACATCTGCTTAAAAGTCAAGTGTTGCATCCCTCGTGATTCCCACAGCGAAAACTGCAAAGAAAAAACTGAAGGAGGGTCAAAATGTGAAGATGGTGACATTTCCTTCGGTGACCTGAACCAAGGCGAATGGGAAGCGTTTTTGGAGGTTTATGGTGAGCTTTTGCGTAGTGTTTTTGAAGACAAGAAGTGCAAAAGCAAAAGTTGGAACATCATGGAAGTTACAGAACTTTAG